In one Pseudodesulfovibrio tunisiensis genomic region, the following are encoded:
- the thiL gene encoding thiamine-phosphate kinase: MKLDSEEKFLACIDRHFPRRHPHLVLGRGDDCGVLPASTELCVSSDLFLEDQHFRTRYFSPEDIGYKALAVSISDIAAMGAKPLAFGMDLMIPADVPGEFWEKFFSGMSQIARQNDLALVGGDLSRAEKIGVSITIYGQPGSGGRFVQRENCKPGDILFLSGDMGLARAGLMALEASGPEAAKALPSATAAHLRPKPKVLIGTLLNAAGVKSMMDVSDGLARDLPRLVGPELGASLDIREDMLHPEVIEFANAINADPVNLAIQGGEDYALVGAADFLDLKSKIESVPGIRVIGKVTDMPGLIVNGQPFEAPGFDHFEN; this comes from the coding sequence ATGAAACTTGACTCTGAAGAGAAATTCCTCGCCTGCATTGATCGGCATTTTCCCCGCCGCCATCCGCATCTGGTACTCGGCAGGGGTGACGACTGCGGCGTGCTGCCCGCGAGCACGGAACTGTGCGTGTCCTCGGATCTGTTTCTGGAAGACCAGCATTTCCGCACCCGCTACTTTTCCCCGGAGGACATCGGATACAAGGCCCTTGCCGTCAGCATCAGCGATATCGCGGCCATGGGAGCCAAACCTCTGGCCTTTGGCATGGACCTCATGATCCCGGCAGACGTGCCCGGCGAATTCTGGGAAAAATTCTTCTCCGGCATGAGCCAGATAGCCCGGCAGAACGACCTTGCGCTTGTGGGCGGCGATCTCAGCCGCGCGGAAAAGATCGGCGTGAGCATCACCATCTACGGCCAGCCCGGCAGCGGCGGACGTTTCGTGCAACGCGAAAACTGCAAGCCCGGAGACATCCTGTTCCTGTCCGGCGACATGGGCCTTGCCCGGGCCGGCCTCATGGCGCTGGAAGCCTCGGGCCCGGAAGCGGCAAAGGCCCTTCCTTCGGCCACGGCCGCGCATCTCCGGCCAAAACCCAAGGTCCTCATCGGGACTCTGCTCAATGCGGCTGGCGTCAAATCCATGATGGACGTATCCGACGGACTGGCTCGCGATCTGCCCCGGCTTGTCGGCCCGGAACTGGGAGCCAGTCTGGACATCCGCGAAGACATGCTGCACCCTGAAGTCATTGAATTCGCCAACGCCATCAATGCCGACCCCGTCAATCTGGCAATCCAGGGCGGCGAGGATTACGCCCTTGTCGGCGCAGCGGATTTTCTGGACCTCAAGAGCAAGATCGAATCCGTTCCCGGCATCCGGGTCATCGGCAAAGTCACGGACATGCCGGGCCTGATCGTGAACGGACAGCCCTTCGAGGCCCCGGGCTTCGACCATTTCGAAAACTAG
- a CDS encoding alpha/beta fold hydrolase gives MGVVDIIEHRGPDHAELGVTTTDRARLRVEIRGQGRPLVLLHGWTMSSRFWERQMQGLEKDFCLVAVNFRSHGNSTNTDNGHTMPRYAKDVRDIIDTLDLNGCLLMGWSMGGAAVLEYWNQFGGHRLDGIGLVESAPAPMCSEPWNTHRYRDHNAEAMEADLDAMERSRDTYGRLFVSNMFLSGVAPQQDMEWMLREHLKIPASSAAAIYADYARRDYLDVLPKVSVPALVAYGRSEHLCYGPGAGQFVADSLPNSTLALFDHSGHIPFYEDAEDFNRTVREFAATLD, from the coding sequence ATGGGAGTGGTCGACATCATCGAACACCGCGGCCCGGACCATGCAGAACTCGGAGTGACAACCACGGACCGGGCCAGATTGCGGGTGGAGATTCGCGGACAGGGACGTCCCCTCGTGCTGCTGCACGGCTGGACCATGAGCTCCCGGTTCTGGGAACGGCAGATGCAGGGACTGGAAAAGGATTTCTGTCTCGTGGCCGTGAACTTCCGCAGCCACGGGAATTCCACGAACACGGACAACGGGCACACCATGCCCCGCTACGCCAAGGACGTTCGGGACATCATCGACACTCTGGACCTGAACGGATGCCTGCTCATGGGCTGGTCCATGGGCGGAGCCGCCGTGCTGGAATACTGGAACCAATTCGGCGGACACAGGCTGGACGGCATCGGCCTGGTGGAATCCGCGCCAGCGCCCATGTGTTCGGAACCATGGAACACCCACCGCTACCGCGACCACAACGCCGAGGCAATGGAAGCGGATCTGGACGCCATGGAACGCAGCCGGGACACTTACGGCAGGTTGTTCGTGAGCAACATGTTCCTTTCCGGGGTCGCCCCCCAGCAGGACATGGAATGGATGCTCCGGGAGCACCTCAAGATTCCCGCCAGCTCGGCCGCGGCAATCTATGCGGACTATGCGCGCCGGGACTATCTGGACGTGCTGCCCAAGGTTTCCGTGCCCGCGCTCGTGGCCTACGGCAGGTCAGAGCACCTCTGCTACGGCCCGGGAGCCGGACAATTCGTGGCGGATTCCCTGCCGAATTCGACCCTGGCCCTGTTCGACCACAGCGGGCACATTCCCTTTTACGAGGACGCCGAGGACTTCAACCGGACAGTACGCGAATTCGCTGCCACGCTCGACTGA
- the tsaA gene encoding tRNA (N6-threonylcarbamoyladenosine(37)-N6)-methyltransferase TrmO: MDLTLTPIGHIRSSIKTLDSAPKMEDEPGAVRAIVEITPEFASSLNGLKPGMALELFTWFHLSDRSVTHVHPRGDKSRPKRGVFSTRSPQRPNPIGLHRVTLVSIEGARLEVEPLEALDNTPVIDIKPVPQTDPDQR, encoded by the coding sequence ATGGACCTGACTCTCACCCCCATCGGCCACATCCGGTCCTCGATCAAGACTCTGGATTCCGCCCCGAAAATGGAAGACGAACCCGGCGCGGTACGCGCCATCGTCGAGATCACCCCGGAATTCGCCTCCAGCCTGAACGGCCTGAAGCCGGGCATGGCTCTGGAACTGTTCACATGGTTCCACCTGTCCGATCGCTCCGTGACGCACGTTCATCCCAGAGGCGACAAATCCCGGCCCAAACGCGGAGTCTTTTCCACGCGTTCGCCCCAGCGCCCCAATCCCATCGGTCTGCATCGCGTCACTCTGGTGTCCATTGAAGGTGCCAGACTGGAAGTGGAACCGCTCGAGGCACTGGACAATACCCCGGTGATCGACATCAAGCCCGTACCTCAAACCGACCCGGACCAACGCTGA
- a CDS encoding DUF2179 domain-containing protein: MVTVLGETKAAFLLGCLEMSLWIFGTSAVMLKVGEEPFLGVCYAVGFACGNVVGILAERKLALGNVVVRIISAWHGPRIAEAVRQAGYGITTVAGEGSEGPVTVQFVVCKRKDMKHVLRVAREVDAEIFYTFETAGGANHVQSPSESRARRIAGMFRKAVPQF, translated from the coding sequence ATGGTGACCGTGCTTGGGGAAACCAAGGCGGCCTTTCTGCTGGGCTGTCTGGAGATGTCCCTGTGGATTTTCGGTACGTCCGCAGTCATGCTCAAGGTGGGGGAAGAGCCGTTTCTCGGCGTGTGCTACGCCGTGGGGTTCGCCTGCGGCAACGTGGTGGGCATTCTGGCCGAACGCAAGCTCGCTCTGGGCAATGTGGTGGTTCGCATCATCAGCGCATGGCATGGGCCACGCATTGCCGAGGCCGTGCGGCAGGCCGGGTACGGCATTACCACGGTCGCCGGGGAAGGCTCGGAAGGACCGGTCACGGTGCAGTTCGTGGTCTGCAAGCGCAAGGACATGAAGCATGTGCTTCGCGTTGCCCGGGAAGTCGATGCCGAAATTTTCTACACCTTTGAAACCGCGGGAGGGGCGAACCACGTTCAATCTCCGTCGGAGAGCCGCGCCCGGCGCATTGCCGGTATGTTCAGAAAGGCGGTTCCCCAGTTCTAG